The Dermacentor albipictus isolate Rhodes 1998 colony chromosome 2, USDA_Dalb.pri_finalv2, whole genome shotgun sequence genome has a segment encoding these proteins:
- the SERCA gene encoding calcium-transporting ATPase sarcoplasmic/endoplasmic reticulum type isoform X2: MELAHTKTTKEVLDYFGTDPDQGLSESQVKKLQDKYGPNELPAEEGKPLWQLILEQFDDLLVKILLLAAVISFVLALFEEHEDSITAFVEPFVILLILIANAVVGVWQERNAESAIEALKEYEPEMGKVLRSNKQGVQKIRAKEIVPGDLVEVSVGDKVPADIRLMKIHSTTLRVDQSILTGESVSVIKHTDAIPDPRAVNQDKKNILFSGTNIASGKAVGIVVGTGLETAIGKIRTEMTETEEVKTPLQQKLDEFGEQLSKVISVICVAVWAINIGHFNDPAHGGSWIKGAVYYFKIAVALAVAAIPEGLPAVITTCLALGTRRMAKKNAIVRSLPSVETLGCTSVICSDKTGTLTTNQMSVSRFFILDKADPGDIAFHEFEVTGSTYEPIGEVFKNGAKANCANYEALHELTTICCMCNDSSIDFNEYKQAFEKVGEATETALIVLAEKMNPFGFDKSGKSRRDAALTVNHGVQAMWKKEFTLEFSRDRKSMSSFCIPTRAAANTKLGTGPKMFVKGAPEGVLDRCSHCRVGDKKMAMSGAVKQRILDLTRAYGTGRDTLRCLALATLDNPPKPEEMDLGDSNKFATYEVNMTFVGVVGMLDPPRKEVFDSIMRCRAAGIRVIVITGDNKGTAEAICRRIGVFGEDEDTTGMSYSGREFDDLPLEEQRRAVQRARLFSRVEPAHKSKIVEFLQADGEISAMTGDGVNDAPALKKAEIGIAMGSGTAVAKSASEMVLADDNFSSIVSAVEEGRAIYNNMKQFIRYLISSNIGEVVSIFLTAALGLPEALIPVQLLWVNLVTDGLPATALGFNPPDLDIMERPPRKANESLISGWLFFRYMAIGGYVGAATVGAAAWWYMVSPFGPHLNYYQLTHHLSCLTDKENFRGVDCAVFHDPHPMTMALSVLVTIEMLNALNSLSENQSLLVMPPWTNLWLVAAMTLSMTLHFVVLYCDILNTVFSVCPLSVAEWFAVLKMSIPVIILDETMKFIARKFIDGTQYYYELSLLMGTWVGFLAIALYCPI; this comes from the exons ATGGAGCTGGCGCACACAAAGACCACCAAGGAGGTGCTGGACTACTTCGGCACAGACCCTGATCAGGGCCTTAGTGAGTCCCAGGTCAAAAAGCTACAGGACAAGTATGGTCCCAACG AACTACCTGCAGAAGAGG GAAAACCTCTGTGGCAACTTATACTCGAACAGTTTGACGACCTTCTAGTGAAGATTTTATTATTAGCTGCTGTTATTTCATTT GTGTTGGCGCTATTTGAGGAGCATGAAGACTCCATCACAGCCTTTGTTGAACCTTTCGTCATCTTGCTCATTCTGATTGCCAATGCCGTCGTCGGCGTGTGGCAG GAACGTAATGCAGAGAGCGCGATAGAAGCGCTCAAAGAGTACGAGCCCGAGATGGGCAAAGTTTTACGCTCCAACAAACAGGGGGTCCAAAAGATTCGTGCCAAGGAAATCGTCCCTGGAGACCTTGTGGAGGTTTCCG TCGGTGACAAGGTCCCAGCCGATATCCGGTTGATGAAGATCCACTCCACAACCCTACGAGTGGACCAGTCCATCTTGACCGGAGAGTCTGTCTCGGTCATCAAGCACACAGACGCAATTCCAGACCCCCGTGCTGTCAACCAGGACAAGAAAAACATTCTTTTTTCG GGTACCAACATTGCATCAGGAAAGGCTGTTGGCATTGTCGTTGGTACTGGCCTTGAAACTGCCATTG GTAAAATCCGGACAGAGATGACGGAGACGGAAGAAGTGAAGACCCCACTGCAGCAGAAGTTGGACGAGTTTGGAGAGCAGCTCTCCAAG GTGATCTCTGTGATATGCGTGGCAGTGTGGGCCATCAACATTGGACACTTCAATGACCCAGCACACGGTGGCTCGTGGATCAAGGGGGCCGTGTACTACTTCAAGATTGCTGTAGCACTTGCCGTAGCCGCTATCCCCGAGGGCTTGCCGGCCGTCATCACCACTTGCTTGGCCCTGGGCACGCGGCGCATGGCCAAGAAGAATGCCATCGTGCGCTCCCTGCCCTCGGTCGAGACCCTCGGTTGCACATCGGTCATCTGCTCCGACAAGACCGGCACACTCACCACCAACCAGATGTCG GTGAGCCGCTTCTTCATTCTGGACAAGGCTGACCCCGGTGACATCGCCTTCCACGAATTTGAGGTGACTGGCTCTACTTATGAGCCCATCGGTGAGGTCTTCAAGAACGGCGCCAAGGCCAACTGCGCAAACTACGAAGCCCTGCACGAGCTTACCACCATCTGCTGCATGTGCAACGACTCCAGCATTGACTTCAATGAG TACAAGCAAGCCTTTGAAAAAGTGGGTGAGGCCACTGAGACTGCGCTGATTGTGCTGGCTGAGAAGATGAACCCCTTCGGATTCGACAAGAGCGGGAAGTCCAGGCGCGACGCAGCATTGACGGTCAATCACGGCGTGCAGGCAATGTGGAAGAAGGAGTTCACCCTTGAGTTCTCCCGGGACCGAAAGTCTATGAGCTCTTTCTGTATTCCTACGAGGGCCGCTGCGAACACCAAGCTCGGCACTGGACCCAAGATGTTTGTGAAG GGAGCCCCTGAGGGTGTTCTGGATCGGTGCAGCCACTGCAGGGTCGGCGATAAGAAGATGGCCATGTCGGGAGCTGTGAAGCAGCGCATCTTGGACCTTACGCGTGCCTACGGCACAGGCCGCGACACACTGCGGTGCCTGGCCCTTGCCACCTTGGACAACCCACCCAAGCCAGAAGAGATGGACCTTGGTGACTCCAACAAGTTTGCAACCTATGAG GTGAACATGACTTTTGTCGGTGTGGTGGGCATGCTGGATCCGCCCCGGAAGGAAGTGTTTGACTCCATCATGCGTTGCCGAGCTGCCGGCATTCGGGTCATTGTCATCACGGGCGACAACAAGGGCACGGCTGAGGCTATCTGCCGCCGCATCGGTGTCTTTGGGGAGGACGAAGACACCACAGGCATGTCCTACTCTGGCCGCGAGTTTGACGACTTGCCCTTGGAGGAACAGCGACGAGCCGTCCAGAGGGCGCGGTTGTTTTCACGAGTGGAGCCTGCCCACAAAAGCAAAATTGTTGAGTTCCTCCAGGCTGACGGCGAGATTTCTGCCATG ACTGGTGACGGTGTGAATGATGCACCTGCTCTGAAGAAGGCCGAAATTGGCATCGCGATGGGCTCGGGTACAGCAGTGGCCAAGTCTGCTTCGGAAATGGTGCTGGCCGACGACAACTTCTCCAGCATTGTGTCAGCTGTGGAGGAAGGGCGTGCGATCTACAACAACATGAAGCAGTTCATCCGTTACCTGATCTCGTCCAACATTGGTGAGGTGGTGAGCATCTTCCTGACGGCAGCGCTTGGCCTGCCCGAGGCCCTGATCCCCGTGCAGCTGCTCTGGGTGAACCTGGTGACTGACGGCTTGCCTGCCACTGCCTTGGGCTTCAACCCGCCCGACTTGGACATCATGGAGCGACCTCCTCGCAAGGCCAACGAGTCCCTCATCTCAG GCTGGCTGTTCTTCCGGTACATGGCCATTGGGGGCTACGTGGGTGCTGCGACGGTGGGCGCGGCGGCCTGGTGGTACATGGTGTCCCCGTTCGGGCCTCACCTCAACTACTATCAGCTTACGCACCACCTGTCCTGCCTCACAGACAAGGAGAACTTCCGTGGTGTCGACTGCGCGGTCTTCCACGACCCACACCCGATGACCATGGCCTTGTCTGTGCTCGTCACCATTGAGATGCTCAATGCCCTCAACAG CTTGTCCGAGAACCAGTCTCTCCTGGTGATGCCTCCCTGGACCAACTTGTGGCTGGTGGCAGCCATGACTCTTTCCATGACACTTCACTTTGTTGTGTTGTACTGCGACATCCTCAAT ACGGTGTTCTCTGTGTGCCCTCTGTCTGTGGCCGAGTGGTTTGCTGTCCTCAAGATGTCCATTCCGGTCATCATCCTCGACGAGACGATGAAGTTCATCGCCCGCAAGTTCATCGATGGTACACAGTATTACTATGAACTCTCCCTCCTGATGGGCACCTGGGTGGGATTTCTGGCCATTGCCCTCTACTGCCCAATCTGA
- the SERCA gene encoding calcium-transporting ATPase sarcoplasmic/endoplasmic reticulum type isoform X1, giving the protein MELAHTKTTKEVLDYFGTDPDQGLSESQVKKLQDKYGPNELPAEEGKPLWQLILEQFDDLLVKILLLAAVISFVLALFEEHEDSITAFVEPFVILLILIANAVVGVWQERNAESAIEALKEYEPEMGKVLRSNKQGVQKIRAKEIVPGDLVEVSVGDKVPADIRLMKIHSTTLRVDQSILTGESVSVIKHTDAIPDPRAVNQDKKNILFSGTNIASGKAVGIVVGTGLETAIGKIRTEMTETEEVKTPLQQKLDEFGEQLSKVISVICVAVWAINIGHFNDPAHGGSWIKGAVYYFKIAVALAVAAIPEGLPAVITTCLALGTRRMAKKNAIVRSLPSVETLGCTSVICSDKTGTLTTNQMSVSRFFILDKADPGDIAFHEFEVTGSTYEPIGEVFKNGAKANCANYEALHELTTICCMCNDSSIDFNEYKQAFEKVGEATETALIVLAEKMNPFGFDKSGKSRRDAALTVNHGVQAMWKKEFTLEFSRDRKSMSSFCIPTRAAANTKLGTGPKMFVKGAPEGVLDRCSHCRVGDKKMAMSGAVKQRILDLTRAYGTGRDTLRCLALATLDNPPKPEEMDLGDSNKFATYEVNMTFVGVVGMLDPPRKEVFDSIMRCRAAGIRVIVITGDNKGTAEAICRRIGVFGEDEDTTGMSYSGREFDDLPLEEQRRAVQRARLFSRVEPAHKSKIVEFLQADGEISAMTGDGVNDAPALKKAEIGIAMGSGTAVAKSASEMVLADDNFSSIVSAVEEGRAIYNNMKQFIRYLISSNIGEVVSIFLTAALGLPEALIPVQLLWVNLVTDGLPATALGFNPPDLDIMERPPRKANESLISGWLFFRYMAIGGYVGAATVGAAAWWYMVSPFGPHLNYYQLTHHLSCLTDKENFRGVDCAVFHDPHPMTMALSVLVTIEMLNALNSLSENQSLLVMPPWTNLWLVAAMTLSMTLHFVVLYCDILNTVFSVCPLSVAEWFAVLKMSIPVIILDETMKFIARKFIDASDQSAYRTRPAMPPPRKKCMTGPVAPDIQKKKN; this is encoded by the exons ATGGAGCTGGCGCACACAAAGACCACCAAGGAGGTGCTGGACTACTTCGGCACAGACCCTGATCAGGGCCTTAGTGAGTCCCAGGTCAAAAAGCTACAGGACAAGTATGGTCCCAACG AACTACCTGCAGAAGAGG GAAAACCTCTGTGGCAACTTATACTCGAACAGTTTGACGACCTTCTAGTGAAGATTTTATTATTAGCTGCTGTTATTTCATTT GTGTTGGCGCTATTTGAGGAGCATGAAGACTCCATCACAGCCTTTGTTGAACCTTTCGTCATCTTGCTCATTCTGATTGCCAATGCCGTCGTCGGCGTGTGGCAG GAACGTAATGCAGAGAGCGCGATAGAAGCGCTCAAAGAGTACGAGCCCGAGATGGGCAAAGTTTTACGCTCCAACAAACAGGGGGTCCAAAAGATTCGTGCCAAGGAAATCGTCCCTGGAGACCTTGTGGAGGTTTCCG TCGGTGACAAGGTCCCAGCCGATATCCGGTTGATGAAGATCCACTCCACAACCCTACGAGTGGACCAGTCCATCTTGACCGGAGAGTCTGTCTCGGTCATCAAGCACACAGACGCAATTCCAGACCCCCGTGCTGTCAACCAGGACAAGAAAAACATTCTTTTTTCG GGTACCAACATTGCATCAGGAAAGGCTGTTGGCATTGTCGTTGGTACTGGCCTTGAAACTGCCATTG GTAAAATCCGGACAGAGATGACGGAGACGGAAGAAGTGAAGACCCCACTGCAGCAGAAGTTGGACGAGTTTGGAGAGCAGCTCTCCAAG GTGATCTCTGTGATATGCGTGGCAGTGTGGGCCATCAACATTGGACACTTCAATGACCCAGCACACGGTGGCTCGTGGATCAAGGGGGCCGTGTACTACTTCAAGATTGCTGTAGCACTTGCCGTAGCCGCTATCCCCGAGGGCTTGCCGGCCGTCATCACCACTTGCTTGGCCCTGGGCACGCGGCGCATGGCCAAGAAGAATGCCATCGTGCGCTCCCTGCCCTCGGTCGAGACCCTCGGTTGCACATCGGTCATCTGCTCCGACAAGACCGGCACACTCACCACCAACCAGATGTCG GTGAGCCGCTTCTTCATTCTGGACAAGGCTGACCCCGGTGACATCGCCTTCCACGAATTTGAGGTGACTGGCTCTACTTATGAGCCCATCGGTGAGGTCTTCAAGAACGGCGCCAAGGCCAACTGCGCAAACTACGAAGCCCTGCACGAGCTTACCACCATCTGCTGCATGTGCAACGACTCCAGCATTGACTTCAATGAG TACAAGCAAGCCTTTGAAAAAGTGGGTGAGGCCACTGAGACTGCGCTGATTGTGCTGGCTGAGAAGATGAACCCCTTCGGATTCGACAAGAGCGGGAAGTCCAGGCGCGACGCAGCATTGACGGTCAATCACGGCGTGCAGGCAATGTGGAAGAAGGAGTTCACCCTTGAGTTCTCCCGGGACCGAAAGTCTATGAGCTCTTTCTGTATTCCTACGAGGGCCGCTGCGAACACCAAGCTCGGCACTGGACCCAAGATGTTTGTGAAG GGAGCCCCTGAGGGTGTTCTGGATCGGTGCAGCCACTGCAGGGTCGGCGATAAGAAGATGGCCATGTCGGGAGCTGTGAAGCAGCGCATCTTGGACCTTACGCGTGCCTACGGCACAGGCCGCGACACACTGCGGTGCCTGGCCCTTGCCACCTTGGACAACCCACCCAAGCCAGAAGAGATGGACCTTGGTGACTCCAACAAGTTTGCAACCTATGAG GTGAACATGACTTTTGTCGGTGTGGTGGGCATGCTGGATCCGCCCCGGAAGGAAGTGTTTGACTCCATCATGCGTTGCCGAGCTGCCGGCATTCGGGTCATTGTCATCACGGGCGACAACAAGGGCACGGCTGAGGCTATCTGCCGCCGCATCGGTGTCTTTGGGGAGGACGAAGACACCACAGGCATGTCCTACTCTGGCCGCGAGTTTGACGACTTGCCCTTGGAGGAACAGCGACGAGCCGTCCAGAGGGCGCGGTTGTTTTCACGAGTGGAGCCTGCCCACAAAAGCAAAATTGTTGAGTTCCTCCAGGCTGACGGCGAGATTTCTGCCATG ACTGGTGACGGTGTGAATGATGCACCTGCTCTGAAGAAGGCCGAAATTGGCATCGCGATGGGCTCGGGTACAGCAGTGGCCAAGTCTGCTTCGGAAATGGTGCTGGCCGACGACAACTTCTCCAGCATTGTGTCAGCTGTGGAGGAAGGGCGTGCGATCTACAACAACATGAAGCAGTTCATCCGTTACCTGATCTCGTCCAACATTGGTGAGGTGGTGAGCATCTTCCTGACGGCAGCGCTTGGCCTGCCCGAGGCCCTGATCCCCGTGCAGCTGCTCTGGGTGAACCTGGTGACTGACGGCTTGCCTGCCACTGCCTTGGGCTTCAACCCGCCCGACTTGGACATCATGGAGCGACCTCCTCGCAAGGCCAACGAGTCCCTCATCTCAG GCTGGCTGTTCTTCCGGTACATGGCCATTGGGGGCTACGTGGGTGCTGCGACGGTGGGCGCGGCGGCCTGGTGGTACATGGTGTCCCCGTTCGGGCCTCACCTCAACTACTATCAGCTTACGCACCACCTGTCCTGCCTCACAGACAAGGAGAACTTCCGTGGTGTCGACTGCGCGGTCTTCCACGACCCACACCCGATGACCATGGCCTTGTCTGTGCTCGTCACCATTGAGATGCTCAATGCCCTCAACAG CTTGTCCGAGAACCAGTCTCTCCTGGTGATGCCTCCCTGGACCAACTTGTGGCTGGTGGCAGCCATGACTCTTTCCATGACACTTCACTTTGTTGTGTTGTACTGCGACATCCTCAAT ACGGTGTTCTCTGTGTGCCCTCTGTCTGTGGCCGAGTGGTTTGCTGTCCTCAAGATGTCCATTCCGGTCATCATCCTCGACGAGACGATGAAGTTCATCGCCCGCAAGTTCATCGATG CATCGGATCAGAGTGCATACCGCACGCGTCCCGCTATGCCCCCTCCAAGGAAGAAATGCATGACTGGCCCAG
- the SERCA gene encoding calcium-transporting ATPase sarcoplasmic/endoplasmic reticulum type isoform X3, producing MELAHTKTTKEVLDYFGTDPDQGLSESQVKKLQDKYGPNELPAEEGKPLWQLILEQFDDLLVKILLLAAVISFVLALFEEHEDSITAFVEPFVILLILIANAVVGVWQERNAESAIEALKEYEPEMGKVLRSNKQGVQKIRAKEIVPGDLVEVSVGDKVPADIRLMKIHSTTLRVDQSILTGESVSVIKHTDAIPDPRAVNQDKKNILFSGTNIASGKAVGIVVGTGLETAIGKIRTEMTETEEVKTPLQQKLDEFGEQLSKVISVICVAVWAINIGHFNDPAHGGSWIKGAVYYFKIAVALAVAAIPEGLPAVITTCLALGTRRMAKKNAIVRSLPSVETLGCTSVICSDKTGTLTTNQMSVSRFFILDKADPGDIAFHEFEVTGSTYEPIGEVFKNGAKANCANYEALHELTTICCMCNDSSIDFNEYKQAFEKVGEATETALIVLAEKMNPFGFDKSGKSRRDAALTVNHGVQAMWKKEFTLEFSRDRKSMSSFCIPTRAAANTKLGTGPKMFVKGAPEGVLDRCSHCRVGDKKMAMSGAVKQRILDLTRAYGTGRDTLRCLALATLDNPPKPEEMDLGDSNKFATYEVNMTFVGVVGMLDPPRKEVFDSIMRCRAAGIRVIVITGDNKGTAEAICRRIGVFGEDEDTTGMSYSGREFDDLPLEEQRRAVQRARLFSRVEPAHKSKIVEFLQADGEISAMTGDGVNDAPALKKAEIGIAMGSGTAVAKSASEMVLADDNFSSIVSAVEEGRAIYNNMKQFIRYLISSNIGEVVSIFLTAALGLPEALIPVQLLWVNLVTDGLPATALGFNPPDLDIMERPPRKANESLISGWLFFRYMAIGGYVGAATVGAAAWWYMVSPFGPHLNYYQLTHHLSCLTDKENFRGVDCAVFHDPHPMTMALSVLVTIEMLNALNSLSENQSLLVMPPWTNLWLVAAMTLSMTLHFVVLYCDILNTVFSVCPLSVAEWFAVLKMSIPVIILDETMKFIARKFIDVAPDIQKKKN from the exons ATGGAGCTGGCGCACACAAAGACCACCAAGGAGGTGCTGGACTACTTCGGCACAGACCCTGATCAGGGCCTTAGTGAGTCCCAGGTCAAAAAGCTACAGGACAAGTATGGTCCCAACG AACTACCTGCAGAAGAGG GAAAACCTCTGTGGCAACTTATACTCGAACAGTTTGACGACCTTCTAGTGAAGATTTTATTATTAGCTGCTGTTATTTCATTT GTGTTGGCGCTATTTGAGGAGCATGAAGACTCCATCACAGCCTTTGTTGAACCTTTCGTCATCTTGCTCATTCTGATTGCCAATGCCGTCGTCGGCGTGTGGCAG GAACGTAATGCAGAGAGCGCGATAGAAGCGCTCAAAGAGTACGAGCCCGAGATGGGCAAAGTTTTACGCTCCAACAAACAGGGGGTCCAAAAGATTCGTGCCAAGGAAATCGTCCCTGGAGACCTTGTGGAGGTTTCCG TCGGTGACAAGGTCCCAGCCGATATCCGGTTGATGAAGATCCACTCCACAACCCTACGAGTGGACCAGTCCATCTTGACCGGAGAGTCTGTCTCGGTCATCAAGCACACAGACGCAATTCCAGACCCCCGTGCTGTCAACCAGGACAAGAAAAACATTCTTTTTTCG GGTACCAACATTGCATCAGGAAAGGCTGTTGGCATTGTCGTTGGTACTGGCCTTGAAACTGCCATTG GTAAAATCCGGACAGAGATGACGGAGACGGAAGAAGTGAAGACCCCACTGCAGCAGAAGTTGGACGAGTTTGGAGAGCAGCTCTCCAAG GTGATCTCTGTGATATGCGTGGCAGTGTGGGCCATCAACATTGGACACTTCAATGACCCAGCACACGGTGGCTCGTGGATCAAGGGGGCCGTGTACTACTTCAAGATTGCTGTAGCACTTGCCGTAGCCGCTATCCCCGAGGGCTTGCCGGCCGTCATCACCACTTGCTTGGCCCTGGGCACGCGGCGCATGGCCAAGAAGAATGCCATCGTGCGCTCCCTGCCCTCGGTCGAGACCCTCGGTTGCACATCGGTCATCTGCTCCGACAAGACCGGCACACTCACCACCAACCAGATGTCG GTGAGCCGCTTCTTCATTCTGGACAAGGCTGACCCCGGTGACATCGCCTTCCACGAATTTGAGGTGACTGGCTCTACTTATGAGCCCATCGGTGAGGTCTTCAAGAACGGCGCCAAGGCCAACTGCGCAAACTACGAAGCCCTGCACGAGCTTACCACCATCTGCTGCATGTGCAACGACTCCAGCATTGACTTCAATGAG TACAAGCAAGCCTTTGAAAAAGTGGGTGAGGCCACTGAGACTGCGCTGATTGTGCTGGCTGAGAAGATGAACCCCTTCGGATTCGACAAGAGCGGGAAGTCCAGGCGCGACGCAGCATTGACGGTCAATCACGGCGTGCAGGCAATGTGGAAGAAGGAGTTCACCCTTGAGTTCTCCCGGGACCGAAAGTCTATGAGCTCTTTCTGTATTCCTACGAGGGCCGCTGCGAACACCAAGCTCGGCACTGGACCCAAGATGTTTGTGAAG GGAGCCCCTGAGGGTGTTCTGGATCGGTGCAGCCACTGCAGGGTCGGCGATAAGAAGATGGCCATGTCGGGAGCTGTGAAGCAGCGCATCTTGGACCTTACGCGTGCCTACGGCACAGGCCGCGACACACTGCGGTGCCTGGCCCTTGCCACCTTGGACAACCCACCCAAGCCAGAAGAGATGGACCTTGGTGACTCCAACAAGTTTGCAACCTATGAG GTGAACATGACTTTTGTCGGTGTGGTGGGCATGCTGGATCCGCCCCGGAAGGAAGTGTTTGACTCCATCATGCGTTGCCGAGCTGCCGGCATTCGGGTCATTGTCATCACGGGCGACAACAAGGGCACGGCTGAGGCTATCTGCCGCCGCATCGGTGTCTTTGGGGAGGACGAAGACACCACAGGCATGTCCTACTCTGGCCGCGAGTTTGACGACTTGCCCTTGGAGGAACAGCGACGAGCCGTCCAGAGGGCGCGGTTGTTTTCACGAGTGGAGCCTGCCCACAAAAGCAAAATTGTTGAGTTCCTCCAGGCTGACGGCGAGATTTCTGCCATG ACTGGTGACGGTGTGAATGATGCACCTGCTCTGAAGAAGGCCGAAATTGGCATCGCGATGGGCTCGGGTACAGCAGTGGCCAAGTCTGCTTCGGAAATGGTGCTGGCCGACGACAACTTCTCCAGCATTGTGTCAGCTGTGGAGGAAGGGCGTGCGATCTACAACAACATGAAGCAGTTCATCCGTTACCTGATCTCGTCCAACATTGGTGAGGTGGTGAGCATCTTCCTGACGGCAGCGCTTGGCCTGCCCGAGGCCCTGATCCCCGTGCAGCTGCTCTGGGTGAACCTGGTGACTGACGGCTTGCCTGCCACTGCCTTGGGCTTCAACCCGCCCGACTTGGACATCATGGAGCGACCTCCTCGCAAGGCCAACGAGTCCCTCATCTCAG GCTGGCTGTTCTTCCGGTACATGGCCATTGGGGGCTACGTGGGTGCTGCGACGGTGGGCGCGGCGGCCTGGTGGTACATGGTGTCCCCGTTCGGGCCTCACCTCAACTACTATCAGCTTACGCACCACCTGTCCTGCCTCACAGACAAGGAGAACTTCCGTGGTGTCGACTGCGCGGTCTTCCACGACCCACACCCGATGACCATGGCCTTGTCTGTGCTCGTCACCATTGAGATGCTCAATGCCCTCAACAG CTTGTCCGAGAACCAGTCTCTCCTGGTGATGCCTCCCTGGACCAACTTGTGGCTGGTGGCAGCCATGACTCTTTCCATGACACTTCACTTTGTTGTGTTGTACTGCGACATCCTCAAT ACGGTGTTCTCTGTGTGCCCTCTGTCTGTGGCCGAGTGGTTTGCTGTCCTCAAGATGTCCATTCCGGTCATCATCCTCGACGAGACGATGAAGTTCATCGCCCGCAAGTTCATCGATG